The following are from one region of the Rosistilla carotiformis genome:
- a CDS encoding phosphoribosyl-ATP diphosphatase: protein MSEALTILNRLMETIQTRAQERPAGSYTTKLIEGGVGKIGKKVIEEAAEVVEAAAEEGAEGKEHFTYEVGDLLYHTMVMMAWRGVTLDDVAAELGRREGIGGLVEKASRTQPGDNPA from the coding sequence ATGAGCGAAGCACTAACGATCTTGAATCGATTGATGGAAACGATCCAAACGCGCGCCCAAGAGCGGCCCGCGGGGTCTTACACGACCAAGTTAATCGAGGGAGGGGTGGGAAAGATCGGCAAAAAAGTGATCGAGGAAGCGGCCGAAGTGGTCGAAGCGGCTGCCGAAGAAGGAGCCGAAGGCAAGGAACACTTCACTTACGAAGTCGGAGACCTGCTTTACCACACGATGGTTATGATGGCTTGGCGTGGCGTGACTTTGGACGATGTGGCCGCTGAACTGGGGCGCCGCGAAGGAATCGGCGGGCTGGTTGAAAAGGCTTCCCGAACCCAACCGGGCGACAACCCGGCGTGA